One Streptomyces sp. V4I8 genomic window carries:
- a CDS encoding putative T7SS-secreted protein, producing the protein MAAQLGSTQDPRELIPGNPSKLTGDADKLDGHAKTLDSIGDELSSVRIPSWHGQASDAFWEDFSGQKNKWYRGSDSLGAAARALRDYARALTWAQGQAEEAIRLYEGGDESGGEQLLASARAHVQSEGDAAAAKFKAQGGEGDNAPDWLFWASEAAQDNTGATSKQLFELERARDPRTIGAWGDHKNMTQAEREALREGKGPGITVAGPSVTTDAKVWGAEAKGRGEFAGGEVSGKAGVSLLGVDASAGVGLVDGNATAQASGKAYLAQASAEGKYGVGYFEASGKGEAYVGAEAGVKGSIGTDGVHVGGEAFAGAKATAEGHASVAGVGVGGTAEAWAGAGAEAHFDAGMKDGKIVIGGDLGVGLGVGGKLGGQIEIDPGKVTDAAGDAVDAIGDWFD; encoded by the coding sequence ATGGCGGCACAACTCGGCTCCACCCAGGACCCGCGCGAACTCATCCCGGGCAACCCGTCGAAGCTCACAGGCGACGCGGACAAGCTCGACGGCCATGCGAAGACCCTCGACAGCATCGGGGACGAACTCAGCTCCGTCCGTATTCCCAGCTGGCACGGACAGGCCAGTGACGCCTTCTGGGAGGACTTCTCCGGCCAGAAGAACAAGTGGTACCGCGGCTCGGACTCGCTCGGCGCGGCCGCAAGAGCACTGCGGGACTACGCCAGAGCCCTCACTTGGGCCCAGGGGCAGGCGGAAGAGGCCATCCGGCTGTACGAGGGGGGCGACGAGAGCGGCGGCGAGCAGCTGCTCGCCTCAGCGCGCGCCCATGTCCAGTCGGAGGGCGACGCGGCGGCCGCGAAGTTCAAGGCGCAGGGCGGTGAGGGCGACAACGCGCCCGACTGGCTCTTCTGGGCCTCGGAAGCGGCGCAGGACAACACAGGCGCTACGTCCAAGCAGCTCTTCGAGTTGGAACGGGCACGCGACCCACGGACCATCGGGGCCTGGGGCGACCACAAGAACATGACGCAGGCGGAGCGGGAAGCGCTGCGCGAGGGCAAGGGACCAGGCATCACCGTGGCCGGCCCGTCCGTGACCACCGACGCCAAGGTGTGGGGCGCCGAGGCCAAGGGCCGCGGTGAGTTCGCGGGCGGCGAGGTCTCCGGCAAGGCCGGTGTCAGCCTCCTCGGCGTCGATGCCTCCGCCGGGGTGGGCCTCGTGGACGGGAACGCCACCGCCCAGGCATCCGGCAAGGCCTACCTCGCCCAGGCCTCGGCCGAGGGCAAGTACGGGGTCGGTTACTTCGAGGCCTCCGGCAAGGGCGAGGCGTACGTGGGCGCCGAGGCCGGCGTCAAGGGCTCCATCGGCACGGACGGCGTCCACGTCGGCGGCGAGGCCTTCGCCGGTGCCAAGGCCACCGCGGAGGGACACGCCTCCGTCGCCGGGGTCGGCGTCGGTGGCACGGCGGAGGCGTGGGCCGGGGCCGGCGCCGAGGCCCACTTCGACGCCGGCATGAAGGACGGCAAGATCGTCATCGGCGGCGACCTGGGCGTCGGTCTCGGCGTCGGCGGCAAGCTCGGCGGCCAGATCGAGATCGACCCGGGCAAGGTCACCGACGCGGCCGGCGACGCGGTCGACGCGATCGGGGACTGGTTCGACTGA
- a CDS encoding glycoside hydrolase family 2 protein, whose protein sequence is MLQATPLTDGWTLRHEGAALPASVPGCVHTDLLAAGVIPDPFLGRDEAEVAWVGRRDWTYETDLAGTSRHEQTDLVFDGLDTVAEVILDGQLLGRVRNMHRSYRFDVTGLSGRLSVRFASAYAEAEAVRGKLGERPAAYAEPYQYLRKMACSFGWDWGPTLVTAGIWRPVRIERWSTARIARVRPLVTVEEGTGRVELTVDVERTRVEAPLRLEATVGGVRARAEIVGTGGAVRLTVPDVARWWPRGYGEQPLYDVELTLLHGDDALDVWRRRIGFRTVELDRRPDAHGTGFTLVVNGERLFARGVNWIPDDVFPSRVTRERYRKRLEQAAGAGVDLVRIWGGGIYESEDFYDACDELGLLVWQDFPFACAAYPEEQPLRGEVEAEARENVVRLMPHPSLVLWNGNNENLWGFRDWEWEPRLAGESWGEGYYLGVLPRVVAELDPTRPYTAGSPWSGSWDHHPNDPAHGTHHSWEVWNREDYADYRLSVPRFVAEFGWQAPPAYATLRRALPGEWLAADSPGMLHHQKADDGNGKLRRGLERHFGFPEGDFDRWHYLTQVNQARAVAAGIEHWRSHWPVCAGTVVWQLNDCWPVTSWAAIDGDGREKPLYHELRRLYADRLLTLRGRGQGLELAVVNQAAREWSGAVRLRRMSVEGAVVGEVSVEFAAGGRAVARVGVPREVEPAGPKEFLVADVDGLRAVHFPAPDREVPYPRPEFDVALAPGGVTVTARTVVRDLLLQADRLDPDAVADRGLVTLLPGEEVTIGVHGWRTPDAEAARSALYCMEPSR, encoded by the coding sequence ATGCTTCAGGCCACACCGCTCACCGACGGATGGACCCTGCGGCACGAGGGGGCCGCGCTCCCCGCCTCCGTGCCGGGCTGTGTGCACACCGATCTGCTGGCGGCGGGGGTGATCCCGGATCCCTTCCTCGGGCGTGACGAGGCCGAGGTGGCGTGGGTGGGGCGGCGGGACTGGACCTATGAGACCGACCTGGCCGGCACGTCCCGTCATGAGCAGACCGACCTCGTCTTCGACGGGCTCGACACCGTCGCCGAGGTCATCCTGGACGGTCAACTCCTGGGCCGGGTACGGAACATGCACCGCTCGTACCGCTTCGACGTGACGGGGCTGAGCGGGCGCCTCTCGGTGCGTTTCGCCTCCGCGTACGCCGAGGCCGAGGCGGTGCGCGGCAAGCTGGGCGAGCGGCCCGCCGCCTATGCCGAGCCGTACCAGTACCTCCGCAAGATGGCCTGCTCCTTCGGCTGGGACTGGGGGCCCACCCTGGTGACGGCCGGGATCTGGCGGCCCGTGCGGATCGAGCGGTGGTCCACGGCCCGGATCGCGCGCGTGCGGCCCCTGGTGACCGTCGAAGAGGGCACCGGGCGGGTCGAGTTGACGGTCGACGTCGAGCGGACCCGGGTCGAGGCACCGCTCAGGCTGGAGGCCACGGTCGGCGGGGTGCGGGCGCGGGCCGAGATCGTGGGGACGGGCGGTGCCGTACGGCTGACCGTGCCGGACGTGGCACGGTGGTGGCCGCGGGGATACGGCGAACAGCCGCTGTACGACGTCGAGTTGACGCTGCTGCACGGCGACGACGCGCTGGACGTGTGGCGTCGGCGGATCGGCTTCCGGACCGTCGAGCTGGACCGCCGGCCCGACGCGCACGGCACCGGCTTCACCCTCGTCGTCAACGGCGAGCGGCTCTTCGCGCGGGGCGTCAACTGGATCCCGGACGACGTGTTCCCGTCCCGGGTGACCCGCGAGCGGTACCGCAAGCGGCTGGAGCAGGCAGCCGGCGCGGGCGTGGACCTCGTACGGATCTGGGGTGGCGGGATCTATGAGAGCGAGGACTTCTACGACGCCTGCGACGAGCTGGGGCTGCTGGTCTGGCAGGACTTCCCGTTCGCGTGCGCGGCCTATCCGGAGGAGCAGCCGCTGCGCGGGGAGGTGGAGGCCGAGGCGCGGGAGAACGTCGTACGGCTGATGCCGCATCCCTCGCTCGTGCTGTGGAACGGCAACAACGAGAACCTGTGGGGGTTCCGGGACTGGGAGTGGGAGCCGCGGCTGGCCGGGGAGTCCTGGGGCGAGGGGTACTACCTGGGCGTACTGCCGCGGGTGGTGGCCGAGTTGGATCCCACGCGGCCGTACACGGCGGGCAGTCCGTGGTCCGGGTCGTGGGACCACCACCCGAACGACCCCGCGCACGGCACGCACCACTCCTGGGAGGTGTGGAACCGGGAGGACTACGCCGACTACCGGCTGAGCGTGCCGCGTTTCGTGGCCGAGTTCGGCTGGCAGGCGCCGCCCGCGTACGCCACGCTGCGGCGCGCGCTGCCGGGTGAGTGGCTCGCGGCGGACTCCCCCGGCATGCTGCACCACCAGAAGGCGGACGACGGGAACGGGAAGCTGAGGCGGGGGCTGGAGCGCCATTTCGGCTTCCCTGAAGGGGACTTCGACCGCTGGCACTACCTCACCCAGGTCAACCAGGCGCGGGCCGTCGCGGCCGGGATCGAGCACTGGCGGTCGCACTGGCCGGTGTGCGCGGGCACGGTCGTATGGCAGCTGAACGACTGCTGGCCGGTGACGTCCTGGGCGGCGATCGACGGGGACGGGCGGGAGAAGCCGCTGTACCACGAGCTGCGGCGGCTGTACGCGGACCGGTTGCTGACGCTGCGGGGGCGGGGGCAGGGGCTGGAGTTGGCCGTCGTCAATCAGGCGGCGCGGGAGTGGAGCGGGGCGGTGCGGCTGCGGCGGATGTCCGTCGAGGGGGCGGTGGTCGGCGAGGTGAGCGTGGAGTTCGCCGCCGGAGGGCGGGCGGTGGCCCGGGTGGGTGTACCGAGGGAGGTGGAGCCGGCCGGGCCGAAGGAGTTCCTGGTCGCGGACGTGGACGGGTTGAGGGCCGTGCACTTTCCGGCTCCGGACCGCGAAGTGCCGTACCCCCGGCCGGAGTTCGACGTGGCGCTCGCGCCGGGCGGTGTCACGGTGACGGCCCGCACCGTCGTACGGGATCTGCTCCTCCAGGCCGACCGGCTGGATCCGGACGCGGTGGCCGACCGGGGGCTCGTCACACTGCTGCCCGGCGAAGAGGTGACCATCGGGGTGCACGGCTGGAGGACTCCTGACGCCGAGGCCGCACGATCGGCCCTGTACTGCATGGAGCCCAGCCGATGA
- a CDS encoding ABC transporter substrate-binding protein, translating into MNRRTVLAMASGALLLSACTGTGGSSKGAEAKAADDPSKVSGTITVLTHRTDLVQDGTMKKYAAEFNKTYPQVKVEFDAITDYEGEVRIRMNTENYGDVLMIPAVIEKKDYPRFFASLGTQAERSKTYRFTDYTTVDGKVYGQSPLGAVPGFIYNKKVWSEAGVTDWPTRPAEFLDDLKAIKSKTDAIPYYTNFKDMWPLTQWTDANGSVSCDEQATTGLAEGDPWAEGADLRTADTLLYDIVHEGLVEKDPTTTNWEASKPRIAKGEIATMWLGSWAVIQMQGAAKQAGADPDDIGFMPFPAQKNGTFCAVAKPDYNQAVNIHSEHKEAARAWLDWFTDKSGYAADNLALSPLRSAPLPTVMKPYEEAGVKILDLDDTKGAVVKSIDNQSEIGIYKPDYRQDLVDLARGATKGDLDDFLNDLGEKWTQTQQSLGS; encoded by the coding sequence ATGAACCGCCGTACAGTCCTCGCCATGGCCTCGGGTGCCCTGCTGCTCTCTGCGTGCACCGGCACCGGAGGAAGCTCGAAGGGCGCCGAAGCCAAGGCGGCCGACGACCCGTCGAAGGTGAGCGGCACCATCACCGTCCTCACCCATCGCACCGACCTGGTGCAGGACGGGACGATGAAGAAGTACGCCGCCGAGTTCAACAAGACGTATCCCCAGGTGAAGGTCGAGTTCGACGCCATCACCGACTACGAGGGCGAAGTCAGGATCCGTATGAACACGGAGAACTACGGCGACGTCCTCATGATCCCCGCCGTGATCGAGAAGAAGGACTACCCCAGGTTCTTCGCCTCGCTGGGCACCCAGGCCGAGCGGAGCAAGACGTACCGCTTCACCGACTACACGACCGTGGACGGCAAGGTCTACGGCCAGAGTCCGCTCGGTGCCGTCCCCGGCTTCATCTACAACAAGAAGGTCTGGAGCGAGGCCGGGGTCACCGACTGGCCCACCAGACCGGCCGAGTTCCTCGACGACCTGAAGGCGATCAAGTCGAAGACCGACGCGATCCCTTACTACACCAACTTCAAGGACATGTGGCCGCTCACCCAGTGGACGGATGCCAACGGCTCGGTCAGCTGCGACGAGCAGGCCACTACCGGGCTCGCCGAGGGCGACCCGTGGGCCGAGGGCGCCGACCTGCGGACCGCCGACACGCTGCTGTACGACATCGTCCACGAGGGCCTCGTCGAGAAGGACCCGACGACCACCAACTGGGAGGCGTCCAAGCCCCGGATCGCGAAGGGCGAGATCGCCACGATGTGGCTCGGCTCCTGGGCGGTCATCCAGATGCAGGGCGCGGCGAAGCAGGCCGGCGCCGATCCGGACGACATCGGGTTCATGCCCTTCCCCGCCCAGAAGAACGGCACGTTCTGCGCGGTGGCGAAGCCCGACTACAACCAGGCCGTCAACATCCACTCCGAGCACAAGGAGGCGGCCCGCGCCTGGCTCGACTGGTTCACCGACAAGTCCGGCTACGCGGCGGACAACCTCGCGCTCTCTCCGCTCAGGTCCGCCCCGCTGCCCACGGTCATGAAGCCGTACGAGGAGGCGGGGGTCAAGATCCTCGACCTCGACGACACCAAGGGCGCCGTGGTGAAGTCCATCGACAACCAGTCCGAGATCGGCATTTACAAGCCCGACTACCGCCAGGACCTCGTCGACCTCGCCCGCGGCGCGACCAAGGGCGACCTGGACGACTTCCTGAACGACCTCGGCGAGAAGTGGACCCAGACCCAGCAGTCCCTGGGGTCCTGA
- a CDS encoding LacI family DNA-binding transcriptional regulator, translated as MTATPAPRVTIKDVAARAGVSKGAVSLAFNHKPGLSEATRDRIFRAARELGWAPNLTARTLAGSRVDVVGLAICRPARLLGLEPFYMEFISGVESVLTEHSCSLLLRLVRTVEEETGLQESWWRGRQIGGSILVDFRADDPRVAMAERLGMPVVAVGHPSLTGGLTSVWTDDATAVTEAVRYLAALGHRRIARVGGAAALGHTSIRTAAFDEAAGAVGLAGAWQVATDFSGDAGARATRSLLSAAPPDRPTAIVYDNDIMAVAGLSVAAEMGLRVPEDVSLLAWDDSQLCRLTHPTLSAMSHDVHGFGAEVARTLFGVIMGGGLGSHPVPTPVLTPRGSTAPPR; from the coding sequence ATGACGGCAACACCGGCCCCCCGCGTCACCATCAAGGACGTCGCCGCGCGGGCCGGTGTGTCCAAGGGGGCCGTGTCCCTCGCCTTCAACCACAAGCCGGGGCTGTCGGAGGCGACCCGGGACCGGATCTTCCGCGCTGCGCGGGAGCTGGGCTGGGCGCCCAACCTCACGGCGCGGACGCTGGCCGGGTCGCGGGTGGACGTGGTGGGTCTCGCGATCTGCCGGCCGGCCCGGCTGCTCGGCCTCGAACCCTTCTACATGGAGTTCATCTCGGGCGTGGAGAGCGTCCTGACCGAGCACTCCTGCTCGCTGCTGCTGCGGCTCGTGCGGACCGTGGAGGAGGAGACCGGGCTGCAGGAGTCGTGGTGGCGGGGGCGGCAGATCGGCGGGTCGATCCTGGTCGACTTCCGCGCGGACGACCCGCGCGTGGCGATGGCGGAGCGGCTCGGGATGCCGGTCGTCGCGGTCGGGCACCCGTCGCTGACGGGCGGGCTGACGTCGGTGTGGACCGACGACGCCACCGCCGTGACGGAGGCCGTGCGGTATCTGGCCGCGCTGGGGCATCGGCGGATCGCGCGGGTGGGCGGGGCGGCGGCCCTCGGGCACACGTCCATCCGTACGGCGGCGTTCGACGAGGCGGCGGGGGCGGTGGGGCTGGCCGGGGCGTGGCAGGTCGCGACGGACTTCTCCGGGGACGCGGGCGCACGAGCGACACGGTCCCTGCTCTCGGCCGCGCCGCCCGATCGACCGACGGCGATCGTCTACGACAACGACATCATGGCGGTGGCCGGGTTGTCGGTGGCGGCGGAGATGGGGCTGCGGGTGCCGGAGGACGTGTCGCTGCTGGCGTGGGACGACTCGCAGTTGTGCCGGCTGACGCACCCGACCTTGTCGGCGATGAGTCATGACGTGCACGGGTTCGGGGCGGAGGTGGCTCGGACGTTGTTCGGGGTGATCATGGGGGGTGGGCTGGGGTCGCATCCCGTGCCTACTCCAGTGCTGACTCCTCGGGGGTCCACAGCGCCGCCGCGGTGA
- a CDS encoding response regulator transcription factor, translated as MSVLLEQPASLVAYRPNKPTAMVVVADPRVRSTVTRHLWALGVRDVIEASSIAEARPRIGNPRDICVADVHLPDGSGLTLLSETRAAGWPNGLALSAADDIGAVRNALAGGVKGYVVTGTRTNVGLPTRPGAAPIGAAAARMHRRHPGAPSHPGGYRELSGREVEVLRLVAEGQSNKAIGVSMGLSALTVKSHLARIARKLGTGDRAGMVAVALRTGIIH; from the coding sequence GTGTCCGTTCTCCTCGAGCAGCCCGCAAGCCTGGTCGCCTACCGCCCGAACAAGCCGACCGCCATGGTGGTCGTGGCCGATCCCCGCGTCCGCTCCACCGTCACCCGCCACCTCTGGGCGCTCGGTGTGCGCGATGTCATCGAGGCCTCGTCCATCGCGGAGGCTCGTCCCCGCATCGGCAACCCCCGCGACATCTGTGTCGCCGACGTCCACCTGCCCGACGGCTCCGGCCTCACCCTCCTGTCGGAGACCCGCGCCGCGGGCTGGCCGAACGGCCTCGCCCTGTCCGCCGCCGACGACATCGGCGCCGTGCGCAACGCCCTCGCCGGTGGCGTGAAGGGTTACGTCGTCACCGGCACCCGCACCAACGTCGGGCTCCCCACCCGGCCCGGTGCCGCTCCCATCGGCGCTGCCGCCGCCCGTATGCACCGTCGCCACCCGGGTGCCCCGAGCCACCCGGGCGGCTACCGCGAGCTGTCCGGTCGCGAGGTCGAGGTGCTGCGGCTGGTGGCGGAGGGCCAGTCGAACAAGGCGATCGGCGTCTCGATGGGCCTGTCCGCACTGACCGTCAAGAGCCACCTCGCCCGCATCGCCCGCAAGCTCGGCACCGGTGACCGCGCCGGCATGGTCGCCGTGGCCCTGCGGACGGGAATCATCCACTGA
- a CDS encoding HRDC domain-containing protein, with amino-acid sequence MTDAQETAADSSLRTTGGAPPDDGGSSVTEAPIPLLEPREGIPPVIADEAALAKVIAAFSAGSGPVAVDAERASGYRYGQRAYLVQLRREGAGSALIDPVACPDLSALGEALSGVEWVLHAATQDLPCLREIGMLPTRLFDTELAGRLAGFPRVGLGAMVESVLGFVLEKGHSAVDWSTRPLPEPWLRYAALDVELLVDLRDALEKELDRQGKLEWAQQEFDAIASAPPAEPRKDPWRRTSGMHKVRRRRQLGVVRELWQTRDRIAQKRDVSPGKVLSDAAIVEASLALPANVHALAALNGFGHRMGRRQLEQWQAAVDRAKALSESQLPAPGQQVTGPPPPRAWADKDPAAAARLSAARAAVSALAEQLNMPQENLITPDTVRRVCWEPPKVVDAEAVAEVLAGYGARPWQVEQVTPVLVAALSAESP; translated from the coding sequence GTGACCGACGCCCAAGAGACCGCAGCAGACAGTTCACTGCGAACCACCGGAGGCGCCCCTCCGGACGACGGCGGATCTTCTGTTACGGAGGCGCCGATCCCTTTGCTGGAGCCCCGCGAGGGCATTCCGCCCGTGATCGCCGACGAGGCGGCGCTCGCCAAGGTGATCGCCGCCTTCTCCGCAGGCTCCGGCCCCGTCGCCGTCGACGCCGAACGCGCGTCCGGCTACCGCTACGGCCAGCGCGCCTATCTGGTGCAGCTGCGTCGCGAAGGCGCGGGATCCGCGCTGATCGATCCCGTCGCCTGCCCCGATCTGTCGGCGCTCGGCGAGGCGCTGTCCGGCGTGGAGTGGGTGCTGCACGCCGCCACCCAGGATCTGCCCTGTCTGCGCGAGATAGGCATGCTGCCGACCCGGTTGTTCGACACCGAGCTGGCCGGGCGGCTCGCCGGGTTCCCCAGAGTCGGCCTGGGCGCGATGGTCGAGAGCGTGCTCGGGTTCGTCCTGGAGAAGGGCCACTCGGCCGTCGACTGGTCGACCCGGCCGCTGCCCGAGCCCTGGCTGCGGTACGCGGCGCTGGACGTCGAGCTCCTCGTCGATCTGCGTGACGCTCTGGAGAAGGAGCTGGACCGGCAGGGGAAGCTGGAGTGGGCGCAGCAGGAGTTCGACGCGATCGCGTCCGCGCCGCCCGCCGAGCCGCGTAAGGATCCCTGGCGGCGTACGTCCGGGATGCACAAGGTGCGGCGGCGTCGGCAGCTGGGCGTGGTGCGGGAGCTGTGGCAGACACGGGACCGGATCGCCCAGAAGCGGGACGTGTCGCCGGGCAAGGTGCTGTCCGACGCGGCCATCGTGGAGGCCTCGCTCGCCCTGCCGGCGAATGTGCATGCGCTGGCCGCGCTCAATGGGTTCGGGCATCGGATGGGCAGGCGGCAGCTGGAGCAGTGGCAGGCTGCGGTGGATCGTGCGAAGGCCTTGAGCGAGTCGCAGTTGCCGGCGCCGGGGCAGCAGGTGACCGGGCCCCCGCCACCGCGCGCGTGGGCCGACAAGGACCCCGCCGCCGCGGCTCGGCTCTCTGCGGCTCGGGCCGCCGTCTCCGCGCTCGCCGAGCAGCTCAACATGCCTCAGGAGAACCTGATCACTCCGGATACCGTGCGGCGGGTCTGCTGGGAGCCGCCGAAGGTGGTCGACGCGGAGGCGGTTGCGGAGGTGTTGGCCGGTTATGGGGCTCGGCCTTGGCAGGTCGAGCAGGTCACGCCGGTGCTGGTGGCCGCGTTGTCCGCCGAGTCGCCGTAG
- a CDS encoding carbohydrate ABC transporter permease: MTDTTEKAAVQAPAGPVGAAPEPAPAPRTARLWRGATPWLFLLGPLALLIVFTYAPIANMVAYSFTDWDGVSPELHYTGAENYAELFTRSDLFEVFWVSGYYLAASVFQIVAALYFATILSFNVRFRNFFKGVLFFPYLVNGVAIGFVFLYFFQDGGTLDSVLGLFGVETDRAWLGTPESANTSLAAVSVWRYLGLNFVLFLGAIQSIPGELYEAAELDGANRWHQFRHIIAPGIKPVLSLTVILSISGSLSVFEIPYIMTGGATGTETFVIQTVKLAFQFNKTGLASAAAVVLLLIVLAVTWVQRRLVPDDKVDLA; the protein is encoded by the coding sequence ATGACGGACACGACCGAGAAGGCGGCCGTCCAGGCCCCCGCGGGGCCGGTCGGCGCCGCCCCCGAACCGGCCCCCGCTCCGCGCACAGCCCGTCTGTGGCGCGGGGCCACCCCCTGGCTCTTCCTGCTCGGCCCGCTCGCCCTGCTGATCGTCTTCACCTACGCGCCGATCGCCAACATGGTCGCGTACAGCTTCACCGACTGGGACGGCGTCAGCCCCGAGCTGCACTACACGGGCGCGGAGAACTACGCCGAACTGTTCACGCGCTCCGACCTGTTCGAGGTCTTCTGGGTCAGCGGCTACTACCTGGCCGCCTCCGTCTTCCAGATAGTCGCCGCCCTCTACTTCGCCACGATCCTGAGCTTCAACGTCCGCTTCCGGAACTTCTTCAAGGGCGTGCTGTTCTTCCCGTACCTGGTCAACGGGGTCGCGATCGGCTTCGTCTTCCTCTACTTCTTCCAGGACGGCGGCACCCTCGACTCGGTCCTCGGCCTCTTCGGCGTGGAGACGGACCGCGCCTGGCTCGGCACACCGGAGTCGGCGAACACCTCCCTCGCCGCCGTCTCCGTCTGGCGTTACCTGGGCCTGAACTTCGTCCTCTTCCTCGGCGCCATCCAGTCGATCCCGGGGGAGCTGTACGAGGCGGCCGAACTGGACGGCGCGAACCGCTGGCACCAGTTCCGCCACATCATCGCGCCGGGCATCAAGCCGGTCCTGAGCCTGACGGTGATCCTCTCGATCTCCGGTTCGCTCTCGGTCTTCGAGATCCCCTACATCATGACCGGCGGGGCGACCGGCACCGAGACCTTCGTGATCCAGACCGTGAAGCTGGCCTTCCAGTTCAACAAGACGGGGCTCGCCTCGGCGGCCGCGGTCGTGCTGCTGCTCATCGTCCTGGCCGTGACCTGGGTGCAGCGGCGCCTCGTCCCCGACGACAAGGTGGACCTCGCATGA
- a CDS encoding WXG100 family type VII secretion target, with protein sequence MGQFDVEPSELRSAAKKIKDSVGRSDKVKLDELGDAGGDFGHGDAAKEFGQLMATWMEAIKSPMKEDGENSAAKLDENAASYERSERESQNHFTGPAVAGPSY encoded by the coding sequence ATGGGCCAGTTCGATGTGGAGCCGTCCGAACTGCGGTCGGCTGCCAAGAAGATCAAGGACTCCGTGGGCAGGAGCGACAAGGTGAAGCTCGATGAACTCGGGGACGCCGGCGGCGACTTCGGCCACGGAGACGCGGCCAAGGAGTTCGGGCAGCTGATGGCCACCTGGATGGAGGCCATCAAGAGCCCGATGAAGGAGGACGGGGAGAACTCGGCCGCCAAGCTGGACGAGAACGCCGCCTCCTACGAGCGCTCCGAGCGGGAGTCCCAGAACCACTTCACCGGGCCCGCGGTCGCCGGCCCGAGCTACTGA
- a CDS encoding DUF4333 domain-containing protein — protein sequence MRKSSSSLASWGLAAAAAAALLVGCSSEAKLSKDEVANSVAEKLAAQTGQPKPDVTCPEDLVGKVGTSLRCELTATDGTSFGVTVKVTSVEDSTIRYDIKVDETAS from the coding sequence ATGCGCAAGTCCTCCTCTTCCTTGGCCTCGTGGGGCCTCGCCGCCGCAGCCGCCGCTGCGCTGCTGGTGGGCTGCTCGTCGGAGGCCAAGCTGTCCAAGGACGAGGTGGCGAACTCGGTGGCCGAGAAGCTCGCCGCGCAGACGGGGCAGCCGAAGCCGGACGTCACCTGCCCCGAGGACCTCGTGGGCAAGGTCGGCACCTCGTTGCGCTGCGAGCTCACCGCGACCGACGGCACCAGCTTCGGCGTGACCGTCAAGGTCACCTCCGTCGAGGACAGCACGATCCGCTACGACATCAAGGTCGATGAGACCGCCTCCTGA
- a CDS encoding carbohydrate ABC transporter permease, protein MTRSAVARTLVYLSLIAATVVVLLPLAAVVLTSLKSEKEMADDSGALALPDDLLNFGNYATAFEDGRMLSAFANTAIILVFAIGGTVLIGSMTAYAIDRFTFRFKKLVVALFLVAALVPGVTTQVATFQIVNSFGMFDSLWAPIVLYMGTDIVSIYIFLQFVRSIPTSLDEAARLDGAHAFTIYRRIIFPLLKPAIATVVIVKGITTYNDFYIPFLYMPSEDLGVISTSLFRFKGPFGAHWETISAGAVLVILPTLIVFLLLQRFIYNGFMRGATR, encoded by the coding sequence ATGACGCGCAGCGCAGTGGCCCGCACGCTGGTGTACCTGTCCCTGATCGCCGCGACGGTGGTGGTCCTGCTCCCTCTGGCAGCCGTGGTCCTGACGTCCCTCAAGTCCGAGAAGGAGATGGCCGACGACAGTGGAGCACTGGCCCTCCCCGACGACCTGCTGAATTTCGGCAACTACGCGACGGCGTTCGAGGACGGCCGGATGCTCTCGGCCTTCGCCAACACGGCGATCATCCTCGTCTTCGCCATCGGCGGCACGGTCCTGATCGGCTCTATGACGGCGTACGCCATCGACCGCTTCACGTTCCGCTTCAAGAAGCTGGTGGTGGCCCTGTTCCTGGTCGCCGCGCTGGTCCCCGGCGTCACGACCCAGGTGGCGACCTTCCAGATCGTCAACAGCTTCGGCATGTTCGACAGCCTCTGGGCGCCGATCGTCCTCTACATGGGCACGGACATCGTCTCGATCTACATCTTCCTGCAGTTCGTCCGCTCCATCCCGACCTCCCTGGACGAGGCGGCCCGCCTGGACGGCGCACATGCCTTCACGATCTACCGAAGGATCATCTTCCCCCTGCTGAAGCCGGCGATCGCCACGGTGGTGATCGTCAAGGGCATCACCACCTACAACGACTTCTACATCCCGTTCCTCTACATGCCCTCGGAAGATCTTGGCGTGATCTCGACGTCCCTGTTCCGCTTCAAGGGCCCCTTCGGCGCCCACTGGGAAACGATCTCGGCAGGAGCGGTGCTGGTGATCCTGCCGACCTTGATCGTCTTCCTGCTGCTGCAACGGTTCATCTACAACGGTTTCATGCGAGGCGCGACCAGGTGA